Below is a window of Tsuneonella deserti DNA.
TGCCTGCCCACATAGCGGCCCGCGCGCGGCCAAGTCGAGCGCAATGCAGGGCGCATATCGACTTCGCGGCCAGTCGGCGGCATGGCCCTTTCCATGACTCACGACATTCATGTGATCGGTGGCGGGCTCGCGGGCAGCGAGGCGGCCTGGCAGCTCGGACGTCGCGGTTTCAGCGTGCGCCTGTCGGAAATGCGCGGCGGTGGAGACATGACTCCAGCCCACCAGGGAACGGGCCTTGCCGAATTGGTATGCTCCAATTCGTTTCGGTCGGACGATAGCGAAAAGAACGCCGTGGGACTGCTGCATCATGAGATGCGCGCACTCGACAGCCTCGTCATGCGCGCAGGCGAAGTGGCCAGGGTGCCTGCCGGTTCCGCGATGGCGGTGGACCGGGATGTCTTCTCCGCCGAAGTGGAGCGCGAACTGGCGGCGCTCTCCAATGTTCACGTCGTCCGCGAGCGGATCGACCGGCTGCCCGCCTCCGGGCCGACGATCATCGCGACAGGCCCGCTCACTGCCGCGCCTCTTGCCGAAAGCGTGGCCGAGGCCACCGGGCAGGATAGCCTGGCCTTTTTCGACGCCATCGCTCCGATCGTGCACCGCGACAGCATCGACATGGATGTGTGCTGGATGGCAGCGCGCTGGGACAAGGGGGGCAAGGATTACATCAACTGCCCCATGACCCGCGAACAGTACGAGGCCTTCGTGCAAGGCCTTCTCGATGGAGAGAAGACCGAGTTCCGCGAGTGGGAAGCAAGCACGCCGTACTTCGAAGGATGCATGCCGATCGAAGTGATGGCATCGCGTGGGATCGAAACCTTGCGCTTCGGTCCCATGAAGCCGGTCGGGCTCGACAATCCGCACTGGGCCACGGCGGAACATCCGAATGGCCGCTGGCCTTACGCGGTCGTGCAACTGCGCCAGGACAACAAGCTCGGCACGCTGTGGAACATGGTAGGCTTCCAGACCAAGTTGAAGCACGCCGAGCAGGTCCGCCTGTTCCGCACCATCCCCGGTCTGGAGAATGCGGAGTTCGCCCGGCTCGGCGGGCTGCACCGGAACACCTTCATCAATTCCCCAATGGTTCTTGATCGCGAGTTGCGGCTGAGGAGATCCAGCCATGTGCGGTTTGCCGGCCAGATAACGGGCTGTGAAGGATACGTGGAAAGCGCCGCCGTGGGGCTGATGGCGGGCATGATGGCTGCTACGGAACTGGCGGGAGAGACGTGGCAGGCGCCTCCGCGCACGACGGCGCTCGGTGCATTGCTGGCTCATATCACCGGCGATGCGGAAGCCGAGACATATCAGCCCATGAACGTCAACTTCGGCCTGTTTCCGCCCTTGCCCG
It encodes the following:
- the trmFO gene encoding methylenetetrahydrofolate--tRNA-(uracil(54)-C(5))-methyltransferase (FADH(2)-oxidizing) TrmFO, which produces MTHDIHVIGGGLAGSEAAWQLGRRGFSVRLSEMRGGGDMTPAHQGTGLAELVCSNSFRSDDSEKNAVGLLHHEMRALDSLVMRAGEVARVPAGSAMAVDRDVFSAEVERELAALSNVHVVRERIDRLPASGPTIIATGPLTAAPLAESVAEATGQDSLAFFDAIAPIVHRDSIDMDVCWMAARWDKGGKDYINCPMTREQYEAFVQGLLDGEKTEFREWEASTPYFEGCMPIEVMASRGIETLRFGPMKPVGLDNPHWATAEHPNGRWPYAVVQLRQDNKLGTLWNMVGFQTKLKHAEQVRLFRTIPGLENAEFARLGGLHRNTFINSPMVLDRELRLRRSSHVRFAGQITGCEGYVESAAVGLMAGMMAATELAGETWQAPPRTTALGALLAHITGDAEAETYQPMNVNFGLFPPLPEVKKKARKEAYTERAKADLDRWIGDRAVELA